One part of the Mesomycoplasma conjunctivae genome encodes these proteins:
- the ybeY gene encoding rRNA maturation RNase YbeY, translated as MKNKVNFLNQSKKAFFYRRQFQQILNLVQESENLDYLLTLDLTFVEANYMQKMCKTYKNKDYIADVLSFPDFLVNKQNGKKLAFIGEILMCPETIYYQAQSYQHTNKREFCYMFTHSVFHLLNYDHIDEQEAKIMHEKVEKIMQKMEIYR; from the coding sequence ATGAAAAATAAAGTCAACTTTTTAAACCAAAGTAAAAAAGCATTTTTTTATCGCAGACAATTCCAACAAATTTTAAACCTTGTTCAAGAAAGTGAAAATTTGGACTACCTACTAACATTAGATTTGACTTTTGTTGAGGCAAACTACATGCAAAAAATGTGTAAAACCTATAAAAATAAAGACTATATTGCCGATGTACTTTCTTTTCCAGACTTTTTAGTTAATAAACAAAATGGTAAAAAATTAGCTTTTATTGGGGAAATTTTAATGTGTCCAGAAACAATTTATTACCAAGCTCAAAGCTACCAACACACAAATAAAAGAGAATTTTGCTACATGTTTACTCATAGTGTTTTTCACTTATTAAACTACGATCACATTGATGAACAAGAAGCTAAAATCATGCACGAAAAAGTTGAAAAAATTATGCAAAAAATGGAGATTTATCGATAA
- a CDS encoding MAG1140 family protein produces MKLYQNKKIHFFISLLFLIILITSIYLFLQIRVYKSVAITIQVDKDNKIFTLINSDIYYQLKKGDYAKFIFNKEAINLEIVKIISLKQDIFEIEFTKTPFLKPQTQILGQLILKDNDSFLKLFLN; encoded by the coding sequence TTGAAACTTTATCAAAATAAGAAAATCCATTTTTTTATTAGTTTATTATTTTTAATCATCTTAATTACTTCGATATATTTATTTTTGCAGATTAGAGTCTATAAAAGTGTTGCTATCACGATTCAAGTTGATAAAGATAACAAAATTTTTACTCTAATAAATTCAGATATTTATTATCAATTAAAAAAAGGTGATTATGCCAAATTTATCTTTAATAAAGAGGCAATTAATTTAGAAATAGTCAAAATAATTAGTCTAAAACAAGACATTTTTGAAATTGAATTCACCAAAACTCCATTTTTAAAACCACAAACACAGATTTTAGGTCAACTAATATTAAAAGATAATGATAGTTTTTTAAAACTATTCTTGAACTAA
- a CDS encoding Mbov_0121 family peptidase domain-containing ABC transporter: MKTFKQKDLKDCGLAVLQSIFHHFYHKNLSINKLKDKAYYSHDGINIVNLERLAKDFGILLDSYGGDFPTLQNLEFNNRPIIILIKNNQLSHYVLLLRITKKYFYIMDPLIGKRKISVTDMQKLFANVVIFANKDSNFPKNSVKKNWYNIWFFLESKTNWYLLFLIFLIALSNFISSLFLKTIVDKVLPEQNISLLAQTTIFFLWIILWRVIQEVFKKIYTHKIELKIEKDIFDRFFSSLQKGKNYQLLKLDNHDYLRRISLIPSFASFSANFYYHLFNELVSFAISFVILLWIDWKMFLLILIISLVYTLVNLITKKSISKKYHFLIDDQLKNMTATNDMIFSLVDLKNEDIFHNLKKRFDDNYYKFKNNEYNIWKQQSFLQTFGNLVFSISPIIIVFVSAFWIFDRQVQIGQLLLFLSFFNFFINPLSSFVDIVTNLPIFLKEVELLNFILNVDKEKHGNYHQKISDLKFNNLNINYDGGRRLIYIKKLLINSHLKIIGKNGSGKSTLLKLINHEINFSGQFLINNLDISHYDIALLRKNIAFIKNDQYFPAISVISFICNDKNEKMETFFQNIQIFDLQTLFEKWELDLNAHFYNNGANFSSGQKQIILLLKLLTQKFDLILLDEAFENIDENNFAILKKVITTYQADAIFIEISHSQRYLQNQGEKLNIETLSK; encoded by the coding sequence ATGAAGACATTTAAACAAAAGGATTTAAAAGATTGTGGACTTGCAGTTTTACAATCAATTTTTCACCATTTTTATCATAAAAATCTTTCAATTAATAAATTAAAAGATAAAGCCTACTATTCACATGATGGCATCAATATTGTCAATCTTGAAAGATTAGCTAAAGACTTTGGCATTCTTTTAGATTCTTATGGTGGTGATTTTCCAACACTACAAAACTTAGAATTTAATAACCGACCAATCATTATCCTAATCAAAAACAATCAATTAAGTCATTATGTTTTACTACTAAGAATAACTAAAAAATATTTTTACATCATGGATCCACTCATTGGCAAAAGAAAAATTAGTGTAACTGATATGCAAAAGTTGTTTGCAAATGTGGTCATTTTTGCAAACAAAGATAGCAATTTTCCAAAAAACTCAGTGAAAAAAAATTGATATAATATTTGATTTTTTTTAGAATCAAAGACGAATTGATACCTTTTGTTTTTGATTTTTTTAATTGCACTATCCAACTTTATTTCATCACTTTTTTTAAAAACAATTGTCGATAAAGTCTTACCAGAGCAAAATATTTCGCTGTTAGCACAAACTACAATATTTTTTCTTTGAATCATTTTATGAAGAGTTATTCAAGAAGTTTTTAAAAAAATATATACTCACAAAATTGAACTAAAAATTGAAAAAGATATCTTTGATAGATTTTTTTCCTCACTACAAAAAGGCAAAAACTACCAATTATTAAAATTGGATAACCATGATTATTTGAGAAGAATATCACTAATTCCTTCTTTTGCATCATTTAGTGCTAATTTTTATTACCATCTATTTAATGAACTAGTCTCTTTTGCAATCTCTTTTGTTATTTTGCTCTGAATCGATTGAAAAATGTTTTTACTAATTTTAATAATTAGCTTAGTTTACACACTAGTCAATTTAATCACTAAAAAAAGTATTAGCAAAAAATACCATTTTTTAATTGATGATCAACTCAAAAATATGACAGCCACTAACGATATGATTTTCTCACTTGTTGACTTAAAAAATGAAGACATTTTTCACAATTTAAAAAAACGTTTTGATGATAATTACTACAAATTTAAAAACAATGAATATAACATTTGAAAACAACAATCTTTTTTACAAACTTTTGGAAATCTTGTTTTTTCAATTTCACCAATTATCATCGTTTTTGTTTCTGCCTTTTGAATTTTTGATAGACAGGTTCAAATTGGCCAACTACTTTTATTTTTAAGTTTTTTTAATTTTTTTATTAATCCACTTTCTTCTTTTGTCGACATTGTCACCAATTTACCTATATTTTTAAAGGAAGTTGAGCTCCTCAATTTTATTTTAAATGTCGATAAAGAAAAGCATGGAAATTATCATCAAAAAATTAGTGATCTCAAATTTAACAATTTAAATATAAACTACGATGGTGGGCGACGACTCATTTATATTAAAAAATTATTAATAAATTCACATTTAAAAATTATTGGTAAAAATGGCAGTGGCAAATCAACTTTGCTCAAATTAATAAATCATGAAATCAACTTTAGTGGACAATTTCTTATTAATAATTTAGATATTAGTCATTATGATATTGCTCTTTTAAGAAAAAATATTGCCTTTATTAAAAATGATCAATATTTTCCAGCAATTTCTGTTATTTCCTTCATTTGTAATGATAAAAATGAAAAAATGGAAACCTTTTTCCAAAATATTCAAATTTTTGATCTACAAACACTATTTGAAAAATGAGAACTTGATTTAAATGCCCATTTTTATAACAATGGCGCAAATTTTTCAAGTGGTCAAAAACAAATAATTCTACTTTTAAAACTGTTAACTCAAAAATTTGACTTAATTTTGCTAGATGAAGCTTTTGAAAATATTGATGAAAACAATTTTGCAATTTTGAAAAAGGTGATAACCACTTACCAAGCAGATGCTATTTTTATTGAGATTTCCCACTCACAAAGATACCTTCAAAATCAAGGAGAAAAATTAAATATTGAAACTTTATCAAAATAA
- a CDS encoding phosphopentomutase, which yields MQNYRFNRIFLIVTDSLGIGDDGRQEEFGDQGANTLLSASKTGLLNIPFWKKLGITNIAKIEGHHQKNKTPLAYMARIHAKSNAKDTLAGHWEMMGIYTQKANPNFPNGFPQELLDELTKAFDNRQIIGNKSISGTEILKQLGDQEINEGKIIVYTSPDSTLQICGHEEKMGLDNLYRYAKAARQICSSCPEWNVARVIARPYVGKNGDFIRTFNRHDYANKPPLPTVLNRLQAKGIKTIAVGKINDIFVGQGIDEVFPPASDNENMDVAIEKAMESSKNEFIFVNLVEFDSHYGHRRNADGYAENLNQFDIKLAKLVNALKEDDLLIITSDHGNDPLYPGTNHTREALPLTIFSKAFSSSSKKLKTPIDSLATVGNIIARNFGVELCQIGEDIFDQLK from the coding sequence ATGCAAAATTATCGTTTTAATAGAATTTTTCTCATTGTTACTGACTCATTAGGAATTGGTGATGATGGGCGACAAGAAGAATTTGGTGACCAAGGTGCCAATACATTACTTAGTGCTTCAAAAACTGGTTTATTAAATATTCCTTTTTGAAAAAAACTTGGTATTACTAACATTGCAAAAATTGAAGGTCACCATCAAAAAAATAAAACTCCGCTAGCTTATATGGCAAGAATTCATGCTAAATCAAATGCTAAAGATACGCTTGCAGGTCATTGAGAAATGATGGGAATTTATACACAAAAAGCAAATCCTAATTTTCCAAATGGTTTTCCTCAAGAACTCCTTGATGAGCTAACTAAAGCTTTTGATAATCGACAAATAATTGGTAATAAATCAATAAGTGGAACTGAGATTTTAAAGCAATTGGGTGACCAAGAAATTAATGAAGGAAAAATTATTGTCTATACTTCTCCAGATTCAACATTGCAAATTTGTGGTCATGAAGAAAAAATGGGTCTTGATAATCTCTATCGTTATGCCAAAGCTGCAAGACAAATTTGTTCATCTTGCCCTGAGTGAAATGTAGCACGTGTTATTGCGCGACCTTATGTTGGTAAAAATGGTGATTTTATCCGCACTTTTAACCGTCATGACTATGCTAATAAACCACCTCTGCCAACTGTGCTAAATCGTTTGCAAGCTAAAGGAATTAAGACAATTGCTGTTGGTAAAATTAATGATATTTTTGTTGGCCAAGGAATTGATGAGGTATTTCCACCGGCTAGTGACAATGAAAATATGGATGTTGCAATTGAAAAAGCAATGGAATCTAGCAAAAATGAGTTCATTTTTGTTAACTTAGTAGAATTTGATTCACATTATGGTCACCGCAGAAATGCTGATGGTTATGCTGAAAATCTTAATCAGTTTGATATTAAATTAGCAAAATTAGTCAATGCGCTAAAAGAAGATGATCTCTTAATTATTACTTCAGATCATGGCAATGACCCTTTATATCCGGGCACCAATCATACAAGAGAGGCGCTACCTTTGACCATTTTTTCCAAAGCATTTAGCTCAAGTAGTAAAAAGTTAAAAACTCCAATTGATTCACTAGCAACTGTGGGAAATATTATTGCTAGAAATTTTGGAGTTGAATTATGTCAAATCGGCGAAGATATTTTTGATCAACTAAAATAA
- a CDS encoding transcription antitermination factor NusB, with amino-acid sequence MAVISLLYQSELLEEQINVGQIFQDHPELDSEQIKMFKFIAKNYSLLQKLIAAHLNSQWQWERILPLNRAILLYGISELFFSEHRIVINEMIEISKEFTADGDKDYGFINAVIENVYQYLKRKKIIYEPESKN; translated from the coding sequence ATGGCCGTTATTAGTTTGTTGTACCAAAGCGAGCTTTTAGAAGAACAAATTAATGTTGGACAAATATTTCAAGATCATCCAGAATTAGACTCAGAGCAGATAAAAATGTTTAAATTTATAGCCAAAAATTACTCTTTGCTTCAAAAATTAATTGCTGCACATCTTAATTCACAATGACAATGAGAGCGAATTTTACCGCTTAACCGGGCAATTTTATTGTATGGAATTTCCGAATTATTCTTTTCAGAACATCGCATTGTTATTAATGAGATGATTGAAATTAGTAAAGAATTTACTGCTGATGGCGACAAAGACTATGGTTTTATTAATGCTGTTATTGAAAATGTTTATCAATATTTAAAAAGAAAAAAAATTATTTATGAACCAGAAAGCAAAAATTAA
- a CDS encoding TlyA family RNA methyltransferase, producing MTIKQKLIELGYQDAEILIRVGKVRVNREVIFVPSTKIGKDDDIEVENKKEFVSRGAYKLLAAIEAFQLNFKDKIVLDVGASTGGFSQVCLLNKAKKVYALDVGTNQLDYNLRKNSKICSMEKTNIKNVTTQNFSEQIETIVCDVSFISLKEVINVAAKLLAPKSDFVALLKPQFEASSKYVEKGGFVNEKYHQFLIDRIINFAQNKFNFIGQIVSPIKGNKSKNTEYILYFQRNYEL from the coding sequence ATGACAATTAAACAAAAATTAATTGAATTAGGTTATCAAGATGCTGAAATTCTCATTCGCGTTGGCAAAGTGCGTGTCAACCGTGAAGTAATTTTTGTACCAAGTACCAAAATTGGCAAAGATGATGATATAGAAGTTGAAAATAAGAAAGAATTTGTATCTCGTGGGGCTTATAAATTATTGGCAGCCATTGAAGCCTTTCAACTAAATTTTAAAGACAAAATTGTCTTAGATGTTGGTGCATCAACAGGTGGTTTTAGTCAAGTTTGCCTTTTAAATAAGGCCAAAAAAGTTTATGCTTTAGATGTTGGAACTAATCAGCTAGATTATAATTTAAGAAAAAATAGTAAAATTTGCTCAATGGAAAAAACAAATATTAAAAATGTTACTACTCAGAATTTTAGTGAGCAAATTGAGACAATTGTTTGTGATGTTTCTTTCATTAGTTTGAAAGAGGTCATCAATGTGGCAGCAAAACTGTTAGCTCCAAAAAGTGATTTTGTTGCGCTTTTAAAACCACAATTTGAAGCTAGTTCAAAATATGTTGAAAAAGGTGGTTTTGTAAATGAAAAATATCATCAATTTCTAATAGATAGAATTATTAATTTTGCTCAAAATAAATTCAACTTTATTGGTCAAATTGTCTCACCAATTAAAGGTAATAAATCAAAAAATACTGAATATATACTATATTTTCAAAGGAATTATGAATTATAA
- a CDS encoding aminotransferase class V-fold PLP-dependent enzyme — protein sequence MNYKYAFPILKKITYLDSAALVQKPQVVIDAIVDFYSNFAVNNHSINSKIGYQNENKITAVRQKVAKLINGNPQEVIFTSGTTESLNLFAQMIKKNIKPGDEILLSPWNHSSNLLVWIEIAKEKNAKIIYSESLVDKINPKTKIVAFSQVNNTLQVHLDLDEIWKKSIKMKAIVVNDATQAISFQKVDLQKSHVVAFSANKFYGPTGLGILAIQESLLSTLSPSKLGGGTIRYLENDEIKFYNDVKKYEAGTQNLAGIWGLDAAIDFFNELNWLDIKGQLNSLSYYLYFSLLSIPGVNVYSKAEDHIALFSIEGFSAQDVVSALGNEGVHLRSGNFCVPKQQHFFQDNNIIRASLAFYNTVEDIDQLVLFLRKKEFFNFV from the coding sequence ATGAATTATAAATACGCTTTTCCGATTCTTAAAAAAATAACATATTTAGACTCAGCTGCTCTTGTGCAAAAACCACAGGTAGTTATTGATGCAATAGTTGATTTTTATAGTAATTTTGCAGTTAATAATCACTCAATTAATTCAAAAATTGGCTATCAAAACGAGAATAAAATTACAGCAGTTAGACAAAAAGTGGCTAAGTTAATAAATGGAAATCCGCAAGAAGTAATTTTTACATCAGGTACTACTGAATCATTGAATTTATTTGCACAAATGATTAAAAAAAATATCAAGCCAGGTGATGAAATTTTACTCTCGCCTTGAAATCATTCATCTAATTTACTCGTTTGAATAGAAATTGCTAAAGAAAAAAATGCAAAAATTATTTATAGTGAAAGCCTAGTTGACAAAATAAATCCTAAAACTAAAATTGTTGCTTTTAGTCAAGTAAATAACACTTTACAAGTGCATCTTGATTTAGATGAAATTTGAAAAAAGTCTATAAAAATGAAGGCAATAGTAGTAAATGATGCAACTCAAGCCATTAGTTTTCAAAAGGTGGATCTTCAAAAATCTCATGTTGTTGCTTTTAGTGCCAACAAATTTTATGGGCCAACTGGGTTAGGAATTTTAGCTATTCAGGAATCGCTTTTATCTACTTTGTCACCTAGTAAACTAGGTGGGGGAACAATTCGTTATTTGGAAAATGATGAAATTAAATTTTATAATGATGTTAAAAAATATGAAGCTGGTACTCAAAATTTAGCTGGTATTTGAGGTTTAGATGCTGCAATAGATTTTTTTAATGAGCTTAATTGACTAGATATTAAAGGGCAATTAAACTCACTGAGTTATTATCTTTATTTTTCCCTTTTAAGCATTCCAGGTGTCAATGTTTATTCCAAAGCAGAAGATCATATTGCTTTGTTTTCAATAGAAGGTTTTAGTGCCCAAGATGTTGTCTCGGCTTTAGGAAATGAAGGCGTTCATCTTCGTAGTGGTAATTTTTGTGTTCCTAAACAACAACATTTTTTTCAAGACAATAATATTATTCGTGCCTCACTAGCTTTTTATAATACTGTTGAAGATATTGATCAATTAGTTTTATTTTTAAGAAAAAAGGAGTTTTTTAACTTTGTATAA
- a CDS encoding iron-sulfur cluster assembly scaffold protein, with amino-acid sequence MYNDFNKRRAIILQSANNLVNDETVCKTGQFYYNNYCDDAIALEIEIKNGKIVQVKTCAHGCTILKSAANLIANQILDKNLQDVKKLLSDYQKMLENQEINLDLQDLNALVNTKNHKNRLVCATLFSVAIREKIKEFEDG; translated from the coding sequence TTGTATAACGATTTTAATAAACGAAGAGCGATTATTTTGCAATCAGCTAATAACTTAGTCAATGATGAAACCGTTTGCAAGACAGGCCAATTTTATTACAATAATTATTGTGATGATGCCATTGCTTTAGAAATTGAAATTAAAAATGGCAAAATTGTTCAAGTAAAAACTTGTGCCCACGGGTGTACCATTTTAAAATCAGCTGCTAATTTAATTGCTAATCAAATATTAGATAAAAATTTACAAGATGTCAAAAAATTACTTAGCGATTATCAAAAAATGCTTGAAAATCAAGAAATTAATCTTGATTTGCAAGATTTGAATGCCCTAGTTAATACTAAAAATCATAAAAATAGATTAGTATGTGCAACTCTTTTTAGTGTTGCAATTAGAGAAAAAATTAAGGAATTCGAAGATGGATAA
- a CDS encoding pseudouridine synthase: MDNKQRLQKLIAQVGLCSRRQAEQMIKDGKVYLNGEKANLGDRASWEDKIEIDGEQIAKKVKIVWYLLNKPAGYITTVRDQFNRPTVMDFFDNKTHLFPVGRLDYNTTGLLLITNDGELANKLLHPRNKIERIYLAKLDYSLADWELDFLNTTSLNLDGVISKQKIEKVSSRKYKITIWQGSNHHVKKIFAIAKKQVIELKRIGFANLELANLPEGQFRKLSDLEIKKLTLLV, from the coding sequence ATGGATAACAAACAAAGATTGCAAAAATTAATAGCGCAAGTGGGTCTTTGTTCACGAAGACAAGCTGAACAAATGATTAAAGATGGTAAAGTTTATCTCAATGGTGAAAAAGCCAACTTAGGTGATAGGGCAAGCTGAGAAGACAAAATTGAAATTGATGGCGAGCAAATAGCTAAAAAAGTTAAAATAGTTTGATATCTTTTAAACAAGCCAGCGGGATATATTACAACAGTTCGAGATCAATTTAATAGACCTACGGTAATGGATTTTTTTGATAATAAAACTCATTTATTTCCTGTTGGGCGGCTTGATTATAATACAACAGGACTACTTCTTATTACAAATGATGGTGAGTTAGCTAATAAATTGTTGCATCCAAGAAATAAAATTGAAAGAATCTATTTAGCTAAATTAGATTATAGCTTAGCTGATTGAGAATTAGATTTTTTAAATACAACATCACTAAATCTTGATGGAGTAATTTCCAAACAAAAAATTGAAAAAGTTAGTTCCCGGAAGTACAAAATTACGATTTGACAAGGTTCAAATCATCATGTTAAAAAAATTTTTGCAATTGCTAAAAAGCAAGTTATTGAATTAAAAAGAATTGGCTTTGCCAATTTAGAATTAGCTAATCTTCCAGAAGGTCAATTTCGCAAATTATCTGATTTAGAAATCAAAAAATTAACTCTTTTAGTTTAG